From the Streptomonospora nanhaiensis genome, the window GCTGGGGGCGACCCTGGTCCGCTACGGGGTGGTCGCCCGCCTCGACCGGTCCGCGTGGTGGCCGGTGCTGCTGGGGGCGGCCTTCGCGGCGGCCGCGGCCGGCGCCGTGTGGGCGGCCGGGCAGGCGGGGGGTCGCCGCCGAGGGGCCGTCGCCGGTGGCCGGCCTGGCCGACCTGCTGCGCACGGCGGCCTACGTGTGCGTGCTGCTGGTCCTGCTGCGGACCCCGCTGCGGCCGGTGATGGCGGGCGTCTTCGCGCCGCTGGGCCGGATGGCGCTGACCGTCTACCTGACCGCCACGCTGCTGGTGCTGTGCGCCGCCCGGGTCCTGGGCCTGCCCCTCGCCGAGGACGCGCGGACGGCGCTCCTGGCGGTGGGGGCGATCCTGGCGGTGCAGTGGCTGTTCGCCGTCCTGTGGCTGCGGCGCTTCCGCCAGGGCCCGCTGGAGTGGGTCTGGCGGTGGGCGAGCTGGGCCCGGCGCCCGCCCCTGCGGGTGCGCGAGCCCGCCGCGCCTGATGCCGCCGGGCCGGTGCGCCCGCGCGGGGGCCAGTGGTCCCGGCGGCGGACCGGGAAGACGGGGAACCGGTCGGCGATCCGCTCGAACTCCGCCGGAGGCGCCCGGCGGCACCCGGGCGCGGCCGCCCGCGTACACGCGGCGCTTGAGCGCGGCGAGGCCGCGGCTCACCGGGGACCGCTGCTCAGCCATGTCCGCGGACGCCTTCCTCGCGGTCCGCTCCGGCCGCAGGCGGTGCGCCGGTACGGGGAAGGACGGTGAGCGCGACGAGGACGGCGGCGCCCAGGAGCACGGCGCCCAGGCCCAGGCCCAGCGCGTAGCCGGCGTTGAGGGCCTCGGCTGACGCCGCACCGCCCGTGCGCGCCTGGGCAGCCGTGCCGAGCACGGCCAGACCCAGTGAGGCGCCGATCTGGCGGGAGCTGTTGAGCAGGCCGGAGGCGGTTCCGCTCTCGTGGGGCGCGACCCCGGCGGTGGCGGTCGAGACCATCGGCCCCAGGCACAGCCCGAACCCGGTCCCGACGGCCAGCGAGGGGCCCAGGACGTCGGTGGCGTAGGCGCCGTCAGGGCTGATCAGGCCGAACCAGGCGAACCCGGCGGCGGTCAGCGCCGCGCCGGCGGCCATCAGCGTCCGCGGCGCGCACCGGTAGCCGAGCCGGACGGCCAGGACGGACCCGGCGACCACGGCCAGCGCGAGCGGCAGGAACTGGACTCCGGTCAGGGCCGGGCCGGTGCCCAGCACCCGCTGAAGGTACAGGGACGCGAAGTAGAAGGGCGCGGCCATGGCCGCGCCGACCAGCAGGTTGAAGGCGTTGGCCCCGGCCACCGAGCGGTTGGCCGGCAGCCCCCACCGCAGCAGGGGTTCGCGGGTGGTGGTCCGCTCGACGTGGACGAACGCGGCCAGCAGGACCGCGGCGGCCGCCAGGGTGGCGGCGGTCACCGGCGAGGACCACGGGTGGCGGTCGGTGTTGACGACACCGAACACCAGCAGGGTCATGCCTGCACCCGTAGTCCTCCGCCCCCGCCACCACGGCCTCGACCATGCGCAGGGACGACTCCGCGGCCTTTGGTACTACACCGTCGGCGAGATCCTCGTCCGCGCCCGCACCCAACGCCGCCGGGCCGAAGGCGCGCCCGCCGCCCCCAGCGGGCCCTTCTTCGGCGGCGCCGATCCCGCGCGCGTCCCGCGCCTGGCCGCCGTGGGCAACCGCTGGCCGGAGCTGGCCGAGCGCGACATCTACCGCCAGGGCCTCCGGGCGTTCGTCGACGGGCTTCTCGCACAGGCCGGCCGGGCCTCCTAGCGCACGGCCGCGCCCGGCTCAGGCGAGGGTGTGGCCGCCGTTGACGGTGATGCGCTCGCCGGTGACGAACCCCGCGGCGTCGGAGGCGAGGTAGGAGACCGCCGCGGCGACGTCGCCGG encodes:
- a CDS encoding DUF418 domain-containing protein, with product MLLVLLRTPLRPVMAGVFAPLGRMALTVYLTATLLVLCAARVLGLPLAEDARTALLAVGAILAVQWLFAVLWLRRFRQGPLEWVWRWASWARRPPLRVREPAAPDAAGPVRPRGGQWSRRRTGKTGNRSAIRSNSAGGARRHPGAAARVHAALERGEAAAHRGPLLSHVRGRLPRGPLRPQAVRRYGEGR
- a CDS encoding MFS transporter produces the protein MTLLVFGVVNTDRHPWSSPVTAATLAAAAVLLAAFVHVERTTTREPLLRWGLPANRSVAGANAFNLLVGAAMAAPFYFASLYLQRVLGTGPALTGVQFLPLALAVVAGSVLAVRLGYRCAPRTLMAAGAALTAAGFAWFGLISPDGAYATDVLGPSLAVGTGFGLCLGPMVSTATAGVAPHESGTASGLLNSSRQIGASLGLAVLGTAAQARTGGAASAEALNAGYALGLGLGAVLLGAAVLVALTVLPRTGAPPAAGADREEGVRGHG